The Sulfurimonas sp. genome includes the window GTGTATTATAAGTGTCATTTATTGCTTTTTGAATAGCAACACTGTTTCTAAAGTTATGCTCTTTTAAGGATAAAGTTACATATTCTTGATGATAAAGATCTATATTTATTTCACGCTCTACAAAACCACCTTCAAAAACAATACCAGATGTTGGATGGGATTCACTTCCCGCTCCTCTAGTGTTTTTCCCACCTATACTTACAGCTCCTTGAGCAAGTGCATATATCTTTCCATCCACTCCTTTTAAAGGAGTCATTAAAAGCGTTCCACCTTCTAAAGATTTGGCATCTCCAATGGATGAAACTGTTATATCAAACTTATCACCTTGACGAGAAAAAGCTCCCAAAGTTCCTGTAACTACAACAGCTGCGACATTCTTTGATTTTATATCAATAGGATTCATATCAATATTCATGGCTTTTAACATGTTTGAGATAGACTGAAGTGTAAACTTAGATGTAGTTCCATCACCAGTTTTTTTAAGACCAACTACTAAAGAGTAGCCTATGATTTGATTATCACGAACTCCAACAATATTAGCAACATCAGTAATTTTTGTTGCGTATATCGTTGAAATAGTGAGTAAGAGTAAAATGATTGTTTTCATAGCTAGTCCTTTAACTGACTATTACTTAGCAATTCTTATTCCATGTTATTTTTTTAATGTAGGCATTCCTTATAAAGCATATCTAGTAAAATAACGCTTATACCCATATACATTCCAAAGTCCATAAGACCTATCTCCAACAATATTTTCCCAATAATAGCCATGCTCATAATAAACGTCAAAATCACCATAAGAAGCATAAAATGTACGTCTAGTAACTTTTGGTTTTTGCCAAGCCTTATAGTACGGGTAAAAGCGGTCTGCTATATACTTGTCCCATAATAGTGAGCTATTCTCATTTAGACATGCATAACCGTCGTTGTCTGGACACAATGCTGTTTCTTCTATATAAATTTCATCTATATCAATCCCATCTATTGGCATAATAATCTGAATCCACCCAACAGACCATAATATTGTACCATCCCATTGATTAGTACCTCCACCATATGTTGCAACACTATTGACTAACCACTGATAGTTATTATTTACAGAACCTAATATTATTTCTCCTAAAGGCGTCGGGGTATTTATAATTAAACAAGTTGCTGTCGCACAATCTAAATAATATCCATCAGCACACTCAGCACTCATAATTTCATTAGTTCCCTTAAGTTTATATAGCTCATCACAAGCTTGATTATCCCAAATTGCCTCAACTTTATAGCCACCACAACTAGCTTTTACATATCCTGATATATCTTCTGATACAGCTCCTTGCACATAGTAAAGTTTTTTAGCTACTGCAAATGGATAGACATCTTCACTCATAACTACACTAGGATCATGTAAATGTTTTACAGTTATACGATAATTTTTTGTACCTTTTTCTATTTCTTGGTCTGTTGCCCATTGTGAGGATGCTTTTTTATGTTTTTCAATAGAACTACTTAAAAAGTCCATAATCACTTTTTTACCTATATCTGTAGATATGCCCCTTTTTCCGTATCCATCTTCAAATGATATATTTTGACCCATATAATAATCAAATGCATGAAACTGCATATCAGAACTATTTTCAATATATTCATTAACAGCATTAAGCATGTATGATCTATTTGGATTTGTTGTTGCATCTAATGTACCTTGATCTGCCACTTTATCATTATCAAAATTTATATATGGGTGGAACCCTCTAGCTTCTCTTGTTGGCGAGCCTACACTCATCCAACTTATATAATCTTCTAACCATGCATTATCTCTATTTCCTTCTGGCTTTAACATATCTTCATATGCTTTAGCCGTAAAGATATCACCTTTCCCATGTGCAACGATTATAATACCATGCCCTAGTCTAATACTCTTTTTGTAATCATTAATTTGTTTAGATAAATCAATATTTCTATCAA containing:
- a CDS encoding flagellar basal body P-ring protein FlgI → MKTIILLLLTISTIYATKITDVANIVGVRDNQIIGYSLVVGLKKTGDGTTSKFTLQSISNMLKAMNIDMNPIDIKSKNVAAVVVTGTLGAFSRQGDKFDITVSSIGDAKSLEGGTLLMTPLKGVDGKIYALAQGAVSIGGKNTRGAGSESHPTSGIVFEGGFVEREINIDLYHQEYVTLSLKEHNFRNSVAIQKAINDTYNTQVAVAMDPRTIRLKRPKNKSMIEFLAEIQDIDMVYTPKSRIIINERTGTIIAGVDIEVKPIILTHGDITIKIVAQDTVVQPEGSMVVDQDLVIGLNQNEIYTKIGTTTVANIVRSLQKLGATPKDIIAILEAMKSAGSIAAELKIM